The following proteins are co-located in the Streptosporangium brasiliense genome:
- a CDS encoding ArsR/SmtB family transcription factor: MTEARRPLTDPMAMRALAHPARLAILNRLQTEGPATATDVAEVVGVTPSAASYHLRMLAKYGFAEDAPARGDGRERLWRAAPGGGLTVSPEPDDRPEVRAAKDLLIKAVRDRAADEVTRALGNFDREPPEWRAASVFSRALLLVDAEELKRLSEQIDELIAPYRLTTRERERAPAGARISEAQISLFPHAERRPHGLPRE, from the coding sequence ATGACCGAGGCACGCAGGCCGCTCACCGATCCCATGGCGATGCGCGCGCTCGCCCATCCCGCGCGGCTCGCCATCCTGAACCGGCTCCAGACCGAGGGGCCCGCCACCGCGACCGACGTGGCCGAGGTCGTCGGCGTCACGCCGAGCGCGGCGAGCTACCACCTGCGCATGCTCGCCAAGTACGGCTTCGCCGAGGACGCTCCGGCGCGCGGCGACGGCAGGGAGCGCCTGTGGCGGGCCGCCCCCGGCGGGGGGCTGACCGTCAGCCCCGAGCCGGACGACCGGCCCGAGGTCCGGGCCGCGAAGGACCTGCTGATCAAGGCCGTGCGCGACCGGGCGGCCGACGAGGTGACCCGGGCGCTGGGCAACTTCGACCGAGAGCCCCCCGAGTGGCGGGCGGCATCGGTGTTCAGCCGGGCCCTCCTGCTGGTGGACGCCGAGGAGCTCAAGCGGCTCAGTGAGCAGATCGACGAGCTGATCGCCCCCTACCGGCTCACCACCCGGGAGCGGGAGCGGGCCCCGGCCGGCGCGCGGATCTCCGAAGCCCAGATCAGCCTCTTCCCGCACGCCGAGCGGAGGCCGCACGGGCTGCCCCGGGAGTGA
- the rpsB gene encoding 30S ribosomal protein S2: MSTPVVTMRQLLESGVHFGHQTRRWNPKMKRFIFTERNGIYIIDLQKSLAFIDRAYDFVKETVAHGGTIMFIGTKKQAQEAIAEQAARVGMPYVNQRWLGGMLTNFSTVHKRLQRLKELEELDFDNVAASGLTKKELLMRRREKEKLERTLGGIRDMSRVPSAVWVVDTKKEHIGISEARKLNIPVVAILDTNCDPDEVDYPIPGNDDAIRAVGLLTRVVADAVAAGLMARAGANRGDDKPAVAGGAEPLAEWEQELLAGAEAAPAAEAPAAEAPAAEAPAEAAPVAENDAEAETAEAEGTEKQA; the protein is encoded by the coding sequence ATGTCCACCCCCGTCGTCACCATGCGACAGCTGCTCGAGAGCGGCGTTCACTTCGGTCACCAGACCCGTCGCTGGAACCCGAAGATGAAGCGCTTCATCTTCACCGAGCGCAACGGCATCTACATCATCGACCTGCAGAAGTCGCTGGCCTTCATCGACCGGGCCTACGACTTCGTCAAGGAGACCGTCGCGCACGGCGGCACGATCATGTTCATCGGCACGAAGAAGCAGGCCCAGGAGGCCATCGCCGAGCAGGCGGCCCGTGTCGGCATGCCGTATGTCAACCAGCGCTGGCTGGGTGGCATGCTCACCAACTTCTCCACCGTGCACAAGCGGCTTCAGCGTCTGAAGGAGCTCGAGGAGCTCGACTTCGACAACGTCGCCGCGTCGGGGCTCACCAAGAAGGAGCTCCTCATGCGCCGGCGTGAGAAGGAGAAGCTGGAGCGCACCCTCGGCGGTATCCGCGACATGTCCCGCGTCCCCAGCGCGGTGTGGGTCGTCGACACCAAGAAGGAGCACATCGGGATCAGCGAGGCCCGCAAGCTCAACATCCCGGTCGTCGCGATCCTCGACACCAACTGCGACCCGGACGAGGTCGACTACCCGATCCCGGGTAACGACGACGCCATCCGCGCCGTCGGCCTGCTGACCCGCGTCGTCGCCGACGCCGTCGCCGCCGGCCTCATGGCCCGCGCCGGCGCCAACCGCGGCGACGACAAGCCGGCCGTCGCCGGTGGCGCCGAGCCGCTGGCCGAGTGGGAGCAGGAGCTCCTCGCCGGCGCCGAGGCCGCTCCGGCCGCCGAGGCCCCGGCCGCCGAGGCTCCGGCCGCCGAGGCTCCGGCCGAGGCCGCCCCGGTCGCCGAGAACGACGCCGAGGCCGAGACCGCCGAGGCCGAGGGCACCGAGAAGCAGGCCTAG
- the tsf gene encoding translation elongation factor Ts, translating to MASVNMADVKRLRELTAAGMMDCKKALEESEGDFDRAVELLRLKGAKDVGKREARTASNGLVALKQSGDSAAALLELNCETDFVAKGERFQELAAQVVAHILDTKPADVPALLESELDGKSVKEHLDEANAALGEKIEIRRFAVLEGGFIGSYMHKTDPQLPPAVGVLVQLDSANAQVAKDIAQHAAAMAPKYLDADAVPADVIEKERALFEEMTREEGKPEAAIGKIVDGRINGWYKDFTLLEQAFVKDNKKSIAKFADENGVKVQAFVRFKVGQA from the coding sequence ATGGCTTCCGTGAACATGGCCGACGTCAAGCGGCTTCGTGAGCTGACCGCCGCCGGCATGATGGACTGCAAGAAGGCTCTTGAGGAGTCCGAGGGCGACTTCGACCGCGCCGTCGAGCTCCTGCGCCTCAAGGGCGCCAAGGACGTGGGCAAGCGTGAGGCCCGCACCGCCTCCAACGGCCTGGTCGCCCTGAAGCAGTCCGGCGACTCCGCCGCCGCGCTGCTGGAGCTCAACTGCGAGACCGACTTCGTCGCCAAGGGTGAGCGCTTCCAGGAGCTCGCCGCCCAGGTCGTCGCGCACATCCTGGACACCAAGCCGGCCGACGTGCCCGCCCTGCTGGAGTCCGAGCTCGACGGCAAGTCCGTCAAGGAGCACCTCGACGAGGCCAACGCCGCGCTCGGCGAGAAGATCGAGATCCGCCGCTTCGCGGTGCTCGAGGGTGGCTTCATCGGCTCCTACATGCACAAGACCGACCCGCAGCTCCCGCCGGCGGTCGGCGTTCTCGTGCAGCTCGACAGCGCCAACGCCCAGGTCGCCAAGGATATCGCGCAGCACGCCGCCGCGATGGCTCCGAAGTACCTCGACGCCGACGCCGTCCCCGCCGACGTCATCGAGAAGGAGCGCGCGCTCTTCGAGGAGATGACCCGCGAGGAGGGCAAGCCCGAGGCCGCCATCGGCAAGATCGTCGACGGCCGCATCAACGGCTGGTACAAGGACTTCACCCTGCTGGAGCAGGCCTTCGTGAAGGACAACAAGAAGTCCATCGCGAAGTTCGCCGACGAGAACGGCGTCAAGGTGCAGGCCTTCGTCCGCTTCAAGGTCGGTCAGGCTTAG
- the pyrH gene encoding UMP kinase, with product MLKLSGEAFAGREPQGIDPAVVGHLADSIAEAVRKGVQVAVVVGGGNMFRGAALSAGGMDRARADYMGMLGTVINCLALQDFLEKRGIETRVQTAITMQQVAEPFLPRRAIRHLEKGRVVIFGAGLGSPFFSTDTCAAQRALEIGAEALLKGTQVDGVYDDDPRKNPDAVRFDHLEYGEVLTRGLGVMDATAISLCMDNGLPIVVFDLMGEGNILRAVHGEKIGTLVSPAGK from the coding sequence ATGTTGAAGCTGTCGGGCGAGGCGTTCGCCGGCAGAGAGCCGCAGGGCATCGACCCCGCTGTCGTCGGCCACCTGGCCGACTCGATCGCCGAGGCCGTCCGCAAGGGCGTGCAGGTCGCGGTCGTGGTCGGCGGTGGCAACATGTTCCGTGGCGCCGCCCTGTCCGCCGGCGGCATGGACCGCGCCAGGGCCGACTACATGGGCATGCTCGGCACCGTGATCAACTGCCTGGCCCTCCAGGACTTCCTGGAGAAGCGGGGCATCGAGACCCGCGTTCAGACGGCCATCACCATGCAGCAGGTCGCCGAGCCCTTCCTGCCCCGCCGCGCCATCCGCCACCTGGAGAAGGGGCGCGTGGTCATCTTCGGGGCCGGGCTCGGCTCGCCGTTCTTCTCCACCGACACCTGCGCCGCGCAGCGCGCGCTGGAGATCGGTGCCGAGGCGCTGCTCAAGGGCACTCAGGTGGACGGCGTCTACGACGACGACCCCCGGAAGAACCCCGACGCCGTCCGGTTCGACCACCTCGAATATGGTGAGGTGCTGACCCGCGGCCTCGGTGTCATGGATGCCACCGCCATCAGCCTGTGCATGGACAACGGCCTGCCCATCGTGGTCTTCGACCTCATGGGCGAGGGCAACATCCTCCGGGCGGTGCACGGTGAGAAGATCGGCACGCTGGTGAGTCCGGCAGGGAAATAG
- the frr gene encoding ribosome recycling factor, with product MIDDTLLEAEEKMDKAVSVAKDDFAGIRTGRVTPSMFNKISAEYYGTPTPIQQLASFHVPEARMVIIQPFDKGSMAAIEKAIRNSDLGVNPGNDGQVIRVAFPELSEERRKEYIKVARNKAEQSRVSIRNIRRSAKDVLDKLVKDSEAGEDEVRRAEKELDDLTQKHVAKIDELLKHKEAELLEV from the coding sequence GTGATCGACGATACCCTCCTCGAAGCCGAGGAAAAGATGGACAAGGCAGTGTCGGTGGCGAAGGACGACTTCGCCGGTATCCGCACGGGCCGTGTCACCCCGTCGATGTTCAACAAGATCAGCGCTGAGTACTACGGGACGCCCACGCCCATTCAGCAGCTGGCCTCGTTCCACGTCCCCGAGGCTCGCATGGTCATCATCCAGCCCTTCGACAAGGGCTCGATGGCCGCGATCGAGAAGGCGATCCGCAACTCCGATCTCGGTGTGAACCCCGGTAACGACGGTCAGGTCATCCGTGTGGCCTTCCCCGAGCTGTCGGAGGAGCGCCGCAAGGAATACATCAAGGTCGCCCGGAACAAGGCGGAGCAGTCCAGGGTCTCCATCCGCAACATCCGCCGCAGCGCCAAGGATGTCCTCGACAAGCTGGTCAAGGACAGCGAGGCCGGCGAGGACGAGGTGCGTCGCGCCGAGAAGGAGCTCGACGACCTCACCCAGAAGCACGTTGCCAAGATCGACGAGCTGCTCAAGCACAAGGAAGCCGAGCTGCTCGAAGTCTGA
- a CDS encoding phosphatidate cytidylyltransferase, producing the protein MESAAGGSRTGRNLPVAIAVGAGLGAVAIGSLYFVEELFLAVVIAAVGVGVTELVKSFAARDINVPLIPVLAGMAAMIGGAYWGGPAWLVGVFAMTVLVLMMWRMFQGTEGYVRDMTATVLVVVYPSLLAGFVALLLAHPLDGPDRVVVFIATTVASDIGGYFAGISFGKHKMSPLISPKKTWEGFAGSALACMAVGGWLVAWLLDGAVWKGVLIGAVVVVFATLGDLVESVIKRDLGVKDMGTLLPGHGGLMDRLDSLVAALIPVWALLSLLV; encoded by the coding sequence TTGGAATCTGCGGCGGGCGGCAGCCGTACCGGCCGGAATCTTCCCGTCGCGATCGCGGTGGGCGCCGGACTGGGAGCTGTGGCCATCGGCTCCCTCTACTTCGTCGAGGAGCTCTTCCTCGCCGTGGTGATCGCGGCGGTGGGCGTCGGTGTGACCGAACTGGTCAAGTCGTTCGCCGCCAGGGACATCAACGTCCCGCTGATCCCGGTCCTGGCCGGGATGGCCGCCATGATCGGCGGCGCCTACTGGGGCGGGCCCGCGTGGCTGGTCGGCGTCTTCGCGATGACCGTGCTCGTGCTGATGATGTGGCGGATGTTCCAGGGCACCGAGGGCTACGTCCGCGACATGACCGCGACCGTCCTGGTCGTGGTCTACCCCTCGTTGCTCGCCGGATTCGTGGCGCTGCTGCTCGCGCATCCGCTCGACGGCCCCGACCGGGTGGTCGTCTTCATCGCCACCACGGTCGCGAGTGACATAGGCGGATATTTCGCAGGAATTTCCTTCGGCAAGCACAAGATGTCCCCGCTGATCAGCCCGAAGAAGACCTGGGAGGGCTTCGCCGGGTCGGCGCTGGCGTGCATGGCCGTGGGCGGCTGGCTGGTGGCGTGGCTGCTGGACGGTGCCGTCTGGAAGGGCGTGCTGATCGGCGCCGTCGTGGTGGTCTTCGCCACGCTCGGCGACCTGGTCGAGTCAGTGATCAAGCGGGACCTCGGCGTCAAGGACATGGGCACCCTGCTGCCCGGCCACGGCGGTCTGATGGACCGGCTCGACTCCCTCGTCGCCGCGCTGATCCCGGTCTGGGCGCTGCTCTCCCTGCTCGTCTGA
- a CDS encoding suppressor of fused domain protein translates to MATIRPSGERGDGVEVVLTDINPYGSRTLVVERDETSSVAYLCGAGGIVHGAVWLANHGPAPAVIDLDRLNSGLPPTAPRANTRHPDGRPPLGTLRPLWFEEGDGVALYENDGLLAVIPGWADTGRGMPGYSRDAVGESPLAWSLDEARESLDLRLAKARAYWDWRGSDGAWASFQQFVMGHLDRAVGSAGRFWDAGGDRLPTVGITERPPEPGREHTVLSTVGMSCQRMPTVEQYIDRPDAYARVELAVATSGDARDAARLFLWLGQYPWHSVTWLGHGHTAKWYHRPETFPLGPAYSGVVMLTGLPGLPDLSGFTFGGDAVQWLWLVPITADELHLVAEHGYRALLPRLSADRLIRAG, encoded by the coding sequence ATGGCGACAATCCGCCCCTCAGGCGAGCGGGGAGACGGCGTCGAGGTTGTGCTCACCGACATCAATCCCTACGGGAGCCGCACCCTGGTGGTCGAACGCGACGAGACTTCCTCGGTAGCTTACCTGTGCGGGGCCGGAGGCATTGTGCACGGAGCGGTATGGCTGGCCAACCACGGCCCGGCTCCGGCGGTGATCGACCTGGACCGCCTGAACTCCGGGCTGCCTCCGACGGCGCCCCGGGCGAACACCCGGCACCCCGACGGCAGGCCCCCGCTGGGCACGCTGCGACCGCTGTGGTTCGAGGAGGGCGACGGCGTCGCCCTGTACGAGAACGACGGACTGCTCGCCGTCATTCCTGGTTGGGCGGACACGGGCAGGGGCATGCCGGGCTACTCCCGTGACGCGGTGGGCGAATCACCTCTCGCCTGGTCGCTGGATGAGGCCCGCGAGAGCCTGGACCTCCGGCTGGCCAAGGCCCGCGCCTACTGGGACTGGCGGGGCAGCGACGGCGCCTGGGCCTCCTTCCAGCAGTTCGTGATGGGCCATCTGGACCGGGCGGTGGGGAGCGCGGGCCGGTTCTGGGACGCCGGGGGCGACCGGTTGCCCACGGTCGGCATCACCGAACGGCCGCCGGAGCCCGGGCGGGAGCACACGGTCCTGTCCACGGTGGGGATGAGCTGCCAGCGGATGCCCACCGTGGAGCAGTACATCGACCGCCCGGACGCCTACGCCCGGGTGGAGCTCGCCGTCGCCACCTCCGGCGACGCGCGGGACGCCGCCCGGCTGTTCCTGTGGCTGGGCCAGTATCCGTGGCACTCGGTCACCTGGCTGGGCCACGGCCACACCGCGAAGTGGTATCACCGGCCGGAGACGTTCCCGCTCGGCCCCGCCTACAGCGGCGTCGTCATGCTGACCGGGCTGCCGGGTCTGCCGGACCTGTCGGGCTTCACCTTCGGCGGAGACGCCGTGCAGTGGCTCTGGCTGGTCCCGATCACCGCCGACGAGCTGCACCTGGTCGCCGAGCACGGCTACCGGGCGCTGCTCCCCCGGCTGTCGGCCGACCGGCTCATCCGGGCGGGATGA
- the rlmN gene encoding 23S rRNA (adenine(2503)-C(2))-methyltransferase RlmN, with amino-acid sequence MSTVSPSGTPAPGQLTFVAPRRAKPARHLADLTMAERRTAVAELGEKPFRADQLSRHYFDKFNGDPELMTDLPATAREKIATALFPKLLTSVREMTTDGGTTRKTLWRLFDGALVESVLMRYTDRTTMCVSSQAGCGMNCPFCATGQAGLTRNMTTAEIVEQVVAGARALAAGEVPGGPGRVSNVVFMGMGEPLANYKAVIGAVRRLVEPSPSGLGISARGVTVSTVGLVPAIGKLAAEGLPVTLALSLHAPDDELRDTLVPINTRWKVAEVLDAAWDYAAKTKRRVSIEYALIKDINDQEWRADLLGKLIKNKLVHVNLIPLNPTPGSKWTASRPEDERAFVRRLEFHGVPVTVRDTRGREIDGACGQLAAAE; translated from the coding sequence TTGTCGACTGTCAGCCCGTCCGGGACCCCCGCACCCGGCCAGCTCACCTTCGTGGCGCCTCGCAGGGCGAAGCCCGCGCGTCACCTGGCCGACCTGACCATGGCCGAGCGGCGGACGGCCGTCGCCGAGCTGGGTGAGAAACCCTTCCGCGCCGACCAGCTCTCCCGGCACTACTTCGACAAGTTCAACGGCGATCCCGAGCTCATGACGGACCTGCCGGCCACGGCCAGGGAGAAGATCGCCACCGCGCTGTTCCCCAAGCTGCTGACCTCGGTCCGGGAGATGACGACCGACGGCGGCACCACCCGTAAGACACTGTGGCGGCTGTTCGACGGCGCGCTGGTCGAGTCGGTCCTCATGCGTTACACCGACCGCACCACCATGTGCGTGTCCTCCCAGGCGGGCTGCGGCATGAACTGCCCGTTCTGCGCCACCGGCCAGGCCGGTCTGACCCGCAACATGACCACCGCCGAGATCGTCGAGCAGGTCGTCGCCGGTGCGCGGGCCCTGGCCGCCGGCGAGGTCCCCGGCGGTCCCGGCCGGGTCAGCAACGTGGTCTTCATGGGCATGGGCGAGCCGCTGGCCAACTACAAGGCCGTGATCGGCGCCGTGCGCCGGCTGGTCGAGCCCTCGCCCTCCGGCCTGGGCATCTCCGCCCGGGGCGTCACGGTCTCCACCGTCGGCCTGGTCCCCGCGATCGGCAAGCTCGCCGCCGAGGGCCTGCCGGTGACGCTGGCGCTGTCCCTGCACGCGCCCGACGACGAGCTCCGCGACACCCTGGTGCCGATCAACACCCGCTGGAAGGTCGCCGAGGTCCTCGACGCGGCCTGGGACTACGCGGCCAAGACCAAGCGCCGCGTCTCCATCGAGTACGCCCTGATCAAGGACATCAACGACCAGGAGTGGCGGGCCGACCTGCTCGGCAAGCTCATCAAGAACAAGCTGGTGCACGTCAACCTGATCCCGCTCAACCCGACCCCGGGCTCGAAGTGGACGGCCTCCCGCCCCGAGGACGAGCGGGCCTTCGTCCGCCGCCTGGAGTTCCACGGCGTCCCGGTGACCGTCCGCGACACCCGGGGCCGCGAGATCGACGGCGCCTGCGGCCAGCTCGCCGCCGCCGAGTAG
- a CDS encoding ATP-binding cassette domain-containing protein has product MRLSEVSFRYSRRAPWILRDVELALRPGSVVEVTGRNGAGKSTLLRLLAGIIPPSRGSITDRPRVVGYAPDVFPVDQPFTVTAYLAHMARIRGISAASAEELAGRLNATHLLSQPLGDLSKGSAQKIGLIQALLVPPGLLILDEPFAGLDEQTRTELPVIIGEIAAAGGTVVVSDHQNQLQDFPGADHWLVAAGAITTQAGDRPRQAVIEVLVDAAEAEEIEQKLRADGYTTRRLQ; this is encoded by the coding sequence ATGCGCCTTTCCGAGGTGTCCTTCCGATATTCACGCCGTGCCCCCTGGATCCTGCGGGACGTCGAGCTCGCGCTCCGCCCGGGCTCCGTCGTCGAGGTCACCGGGCGCAACGGCGCGGGCAAGTCCACGCTGCTGCGCCTGCTCGCCGGGATCATCCCTCCGTCCCGGGGTTCGATCACCGATCGGCCCCGTGTCGTCGGCTACGCCCCCGACGTCTTCCCCGTGGACCAGCCGTTCACCGTCACCGCCTACCTGGCCCACATGGCCAGGATCCGGGGCATCTCCGCCGCCTCCGCCGAGGAGCTGGCCGGCCGGCTGAACGCCACCCACCTGCTGTCCCAGCCGCTCGGTGACCTGTCCAAGGGCAGCGCGCAGAAGATCGGGCTGATCCAGGCGCTGCTGGTCCCGCCCGGCCTGCTGATCCTGGACGAACCCTTCGCCGGGCTGGACGAGCAGACCCGCACCGAGCTCCCCGTGATCATCGGCGAGATCGCCGCCGCCGGCGGGACGGTCGTGGTCAGCGACCACCAGAACCAGCTCCAGGACTTCCCCGGCGCCGACCACTGGCTGGTCGCCGCCGGCGCGATCACCACCCAGGCCGGGGACCGGCCACGGCAGGCGGTCATCGAGGTGCTCGTGGACGCCGCCGAGGCCGAGGAGATCGAGCAGAAGCTCCGCGCCGACGGCTACACCACCAGGCGCCTCCAGTGA
- a CDS encoding DivIVA domain-containing protein: MNRFPRVLGVRAGYDPDQVDALIRRIEGTLGRGSLDGEPITADEIRDARFRTKLGGYNEMAVDFALEAFIVAVETRAAGNGGPVPVRPRPAPQPPPSSAAEDPWPGSALSADVPASAGASPVSGGPASAGAAPVAGGPPTAGAPSPADASPPAGDSGPAGSGPAAGDAWAGDLPAEGEEVSAEWPGRLPTPEEQAAWIERAAFRAGRLGMGYNEDQVDAFLDRVVATLRGTTDQPVTPGDVRAARFATVMLRPGYAVGEVDEFLTGVADVLEAHLSR, encoded by the coding sequence TTGAACCGTTTTCCACGGGTGCTGGGGGTGCGTGCCGGATATGACCCCGACCAGGTGGATGCCCTGATCCGCCGGATCGAGGGCACCCTCGGCAGGGGCTCCCTGGACGGTGAGCCGATCACCGCGGATGAGATCCGCGACGCGCGCTTCCGCACGAAGCTCGGCGGTTACAACGAGATGGCCGTGGACTTCGCGCTGGAGGCGTTCATCGTGGCGGTCGAGACCCGGGCCGCCGGGAACGGCGGGCCGGTGCCCGTCCGTCCGCGCCCGGCCCCGCAGCCACCGCCCTCGTCCGCCGCCGAGGACCCGTGGCCCGGCAGCGCCCTGTCCGCAGACGTTCCCGCGTCCGCCGGTGCTTCCCCGGTCTCCGGTGGTCCTGCGTCCGCCGGTGCTGCTCCGGTCGCCGGAGGTCCCCCGACCGCCGGCGCTCCCTCGCCCGCCGATGCCTCTCCGCCCGCCGGTGATTCCGGGCCCGCCGGTTCCGGGCCGGCTGCCGGAGACGCGTGGGCCGGTGATCTCCCGGCGGAGGGCGAGGAGGTGTCCGCCGAGTGGCCGGGAAGGCTTCCGACCCCTGAGGAGCAGGCGGCCTGGATCGAGCGGGCCGCCTTCCGGGCCGGGCGGCTGGGCATGGGCTACAACGAGGACCAGGTGGACGCCTTCCTCGACCGGGTCGTCGCCACCCTGCGTGGCACCACCGACCAGCCTGTCACCCCCGGTGACGTGCGCGCGGCCAGGTTCGCCACGGTGATGCTCCGGCCCGGCTACGCCGTCGGCGAGGTGGACGAGTTCCTCACCGGCGTCGCCGACGTCCTGGAGGCGCACCTCAGCCGGTGA
- a CDS encoding PucR family transcriptional regulator — protein MAEHRLTVEELTRFPALQLRVIAGEAGLARSVSWAHVSELDDPTPWLLGAEVIMTTGLAIPRSAARQRAYLERLDDAGVSGLALSAQLHVPPLHEAFFAAAEERSMPVLEVPLAVPFIAIAQEVAAAVQEDARQRLGAQLQVFGALRWLASEDLDTATLFRRLERLSGYEVYLCTPQGRPLLPGVPVPDLGTLPASADAPPTIPGGFALPVPAPGGPAGFLVAFEREGARPAGLAVVQHIATVAALQVAMVRHERETLRREGAEILAELLQDVLDPATARRRLIRLGLPAEELVLLTVRGVTDDALLRALDDRPCLLLRRGDDRHVLGSAELGTAVAALPAAAAGMSRPFPAGTSLRVARREAAWAASRAAESGQPLIRYGDDTTGRWLPEDPSVLAALVEHVLGEVLRYDAAHDSRLLASVRTWMERDRRTEDAAAALHIHPNTLAYRLRRFTALTGRDLSSTGAFAEVWLAVRAAGQLGLTD, from the coding sequence GTGGCCGAACACAGACTCACGGTCGAGGAGCTGACCCGCTTCCCCGCCCTGCAGCTACGCGTCATCGCCGGTGAGGCCGGGCTGGCCCGGTCGGTGTCCTGGGCGCACGTCAGCGAGCTCGACGACCCCACGCCCTGGCTGCTCGGCGCCGAGGTGATCATGACGACGGGCCTGGCGATCCCCCGCTCCGCCGCGCGGCAGCGGGCCTACCTCGAACGGCTCGACGACGCCGGGGTGTCCGGGCTGGCCCTGTCGGCCCAGCTCCACGTGCCGCCGCTACACGAGGCGTTCTTCGCGGCGGCCGAGGAGCGGAGCATGCCGGTGCTCGAAGTGCCGCTGGCGGTGCCGTTCATCGCCATCGCCCAGGAGGTGGCGGCGGCGGTGCAGGAGGACGCCCGGCAGCGGCTCGGCGCGCAGTTGCAGGTGTTCGGCGCGCTGCGCTGGCTGGCCTCGGAGGACCTGGACACCGCGACGCTGTTCCGCCGGCTGGAGCGCCTGTCCGGCTACGAGGTGTATCTGTGCACGCCGCAGGGGCGTCCGCTGCTGCCCGGCGTCCCGGTGCCCGACCTCGGGACGCTGCCGGCGTCGGCGGACGCTCCCCCGACGATCCCCGGCGGCTTCGCGCTGCCGGTGCCCGCCCCGGGCGGCCCCGCCGGGTTCCTGGTCGCCTTCGAGCGGGAGGGCGCGCGCCCGGCCGGGCTGGCCGTGGTGCAGCACATCGCCACCGTCGCCGCGCTACAGGTCGCGATGGTCCGTCACGAGCGAGAGACGCTCCGGCGCGAGGGCGCCGAGATCCTCGCCGAGCTGCTGCAGGACGTGCTCGACCCGGCCACGGCCCGGCGGCGGCTGATCCGGCTGGGCCTGCCCGCCGAGGAGCTCGTCCTGCTGACGGTCCGCGGCGTGACCGACGACGCGCTGCTGCGCGCCCTCGACGACCGCCCCTGCCTCCTGCTCCGCCGGGGCGACGACCGCCACGTGCTCGGCTCGGCGGAGCTGGGTACGGCCGTCGCCGCCCTGCCCGCCGCCGCGGCCGGGATGAGCAGGCCGTTCCCCGCCGGGACGTCGCTGCGGGTGGCCCGGCGGGAGGCGGCCTGGGCGGCCTCCCGGGCCGCCGAGTCCGGCCAGCCGCTGATCCGCTACGGCGACGACACCACCGGACGGTGGCTGCCCGAGGACCCGTCGGTGCTGGCCGCGCTCGTGGAGCACGTGCTCGGCGAGGTGCTCCGCTACGACGCGGCCCACGACTCCCGGCTGCTCGCCTCGGTCCGCACCTGGATGGAGCGGGACCGGCGCACCGAGGACGCGGCGGCGGCGCTGCACATCCACCCCAACACGCTGGCCTACCGGCTGCGCAGGTTCACCGCGCTGACCGGCCGCGACCTGTCGTCCACCGGGGCGTTCGCCGAGGTGTGGCTGGCGGTCCGGGCCGCCGGACAGCTCGGCCTCACCGACTGA